One genomic region from Jiangella sp. DSM 45060 encodes:
- a CDS encoding error-prone DNA polymerase — MRAREGWFIVGWDSRSDVPWSEFERALTWGSGWRSDGAKLPPRPKLDPQTTSPRLPPAVPWAELHCHSAYSFLDGASDPEALVAEAVAQGIGTLAITDHDGMYGVVEFAAAARAAGIRTVFGAELSLELTQRQNGVPDPEGRHLLVLARDADGYRRLSATISAAQLRGSKGRPVYDLDELAGAPNGRWVILTGCRKGLVPAALAAGGPAAAKRELDRLVEMFGQENVNVELIDHDQPLDDDRNDALFKVAGEVGVGVVASNNVHYAAPRDRRLAQVLASARATTSLARLNGWLPAAGGAFIRSGEEMQARLARYPGVLEATVALGESCGFDLALIQPELPDREVPSGHTDASWLRHQVAVGAAARYGPPGPATERAYAQIEHELDVIERLNFCGYFLIVHELTEFCRREGILCQGRGSAANSAVCYALGITAVDPVEHGLLFERFLTDARTGPPDIDIDIENARREEVIQHVYAKYTREYAAQVANVNTYRPKLALRDVARALGYSPGAVDGWTKHLGPHGDVPGDVGIPDKVTHLVEQLLRLPRHLSIHSGGMVMCDRPIGEVVPVEWATMPGRSVLQWDKESCAGAGLVKFDLLGLGMLSALRESFDLLREHHDVDVELHTVPGGDRAVYDMICDADTIGTFQIESRAQMATLPRLRPRTFYDLVVEIALIRPGPIQGGSVHPYLRRRTDREPITYPHPSFEKALARTLGVPLFQEQMMQLAMDCAGFSPAEADQLRQAMGAKRSEERIAALRDRLMSGLAAHGIPDAVAEDLYGKLFGFASYGFPESHAYSFAYLVYASAWLKRHYPAVFTVALLNNQPMGFYSPQTLVDDARRHGVTIRGVDNNASAAKATLEEHVPVRPGHPHAPDGEQPAIRLGLAGVRHLGGDVAERIAAGRPYTDLADLVRRAEVPQRALEALATAGAFDCFGLDRRAALWKVGAVARIRPGQLPGTTPSDVTPPALPEMTAVEQTFADLWATGVSPDSHPVQHIRGHLTAAGATRAGELHSVRAGQRVRVGGLVTHRQRPPTAGGVTFINLEDETGMVNVICPAETWQAQRRVALDSNALLVDGIVERSDGATNLIAGRLSPLRVSSAARSRDFR, encoded by the coding sequence ATGCGTGCCCGCGAAGGGTGGTTCATCGTGGGATGGGACAGCAGGTCCGATGTGCCATGGAGCGAGTTCGAGCGGGCGCTGACGTGGGGCAGCGGATGGCGCAGCGACGGCGCGAAGCTCCCGCCCCGGCCGAAGCTCGACCCGCAGACGACGTCGCCGCGGCTGCCGCCGGCGGTGCCGTGGGCAGAGCTGCATTGCCACAGCGCGTACTCGTTCTTGGACGGCGCGTCCGATCCGGAGGCTCTGGTGGCCGAGGCCGTCGCGCAGGGCATCGGGACGCTGGCGATCACCGACCACGACGGCATGTACGGGGTGGTCGAGTTCGCCGCGGCCGCGCGGGCGGCCGGGATCAGGACAGTGTTTGGCGCCGAGCTGAGTCTGGAGCTCACCCAGCGACAGAACGGCGTCCCGGACCCGGAGGGCCGGCACCTGCTGGTGCTGGCCCGAGACGCCGACGGCTACCGGCGGCTGTCGGCGACTATCTCGGCGGCGCAGCTGCGCGGCAGCAAGGGCCGCCCGGTCTACGACCTGGACGAGCTGGCTGGCGCCCCCAACGGCCGGTGGGTGATCCTGACCGGCTGCCGCAAGGGCCTCGTCCCCGCGGCGCTGGCCGCCGGCGGCCCGGCCGCCGCCAAGCGCGAACTGGATCGCCTAGTCGAGATGTTCGGCCAAGAGAACGTCAACGTGGAGCTGATCGACCACGACCAGCCGCTCGACGACGACCGCAACGACGCCCTGTTCAAGGTCGCCGGTGAGGTCGGGGTCGGGGTGGTGGCGTCAAACAACGTCCACTATGCCGCGCCGCGTGATCGGCGGCTGGCGCAGGTGCTGGCCTCGGCCAGAGCGACCACGAGCCTGGCCAGGCTCAACGGGTGGCTCCCGGCCGCCGGCGGTGCGTTCATCCGGTCCGGTGAGGAGATGCAGGCGCGGCTGGCCCGTTACCCGGGTGTGCTAGAAGCCACCGTCGCGCTGGGCGAGTCATGTGGGTTCGACCTGGCCCTGATCCAGCCCGAGTTGCCCGACCGTGAGGTCCCGTCCGGGCACACCGACGCGAGCTGGCTGCGCCACCAGGTCGCCGTCGGCGCCGCCGCCCGGTACGGGCCGCCCGGACCGGCGACGGAGCGCGCCTACGCACAGATCGAGCACGAGCTCGACGTGATCGAGCGGCTGAATTTCTGTGGCTACTTCCTGATCGTCCACGAGCTCACCGAGTTCTGCCGCCGGGAGGGCATCTTGTGCCAAGGCCGCGGCTCGGCCGCGAACAGCGCGGTCTGCTACGCCCTCGGGATCACCGCCGTCGACCCGGTCGAGCACGGGCTGTTGTTCGAGCGGTTCCTCACAGATGCCCGCACCGGCCCGCCGGACATCGACATCGACATCGAGAACGCGCGGCGCGAGGAGGTCATCCAGCACGTCTACGCCAAGTACACCCGCGAGTACGCCGCCCAAGTCGCCAACGTCAACACCTACCGGCCGAAGCTAGCGCTGCGCGACGTCGCCCGCGCGCTCGGCTACAGCCCCGGCGCCGTTGACGGCTGGACCAAGCACCTCGGCCCTCACGGCGACGTGCCCGGCGACGTCGGCATCCCCGACAAGGTCACCCACCTGGTCGAGCAGCTGCTGCGGCTGCCGCGGCACCTCTCCATCCACTCCGGCGGGATGGTGATGTGCGACCGGCCCATCGGTGAGGTCGTCCCGGTCGAGTGGGCCACCATGCCCGGCCGGTCGGTGCTGCAATGGGACAAGGAATCGTGCGCCGGCGCCGGGCTGGTGAAGTTCGACCTGCTCGGCCTAGGGATGTTGTCTGCGTTGCGGGAGTCGTTCGACCTGCTCCGCGAGCACCACGACGTCGACGTCGAGCTGCACACCGTGCCCGGCGGGGACCGGGCCGTGTACGACATGATCTGCGACGCCGACACGATCGGGACGTTCCAGATCGAGTCGCGCGCCCAGATGGCCACCCTGCCGAGGCTACGGCCGAGGACCTTCTACGACTTGGTCGTCGAGATCGCGCTGATCCGGCCCGGCCCGATCCAGGGCGGCTCGGTCCACCCCTACCTGCGCCGGCGCACGGACCGCGAACCGATCACCTACCCGCACCCCAGCTTCGAGAAGGCGCTGGCCCGCACGCTGGGGGTGCCGCTGTTCCAGGAGCAGATGATGCAGCTGGCGATGGACTGTGCCGGGTTCTCGCCGGCCGAGGCCGACCAGCTGCGCCAGGCCATGGGCGCAAAACGGTCGGAGGAACGGATCGCGGCGCTGCGTGACCGGTTGATGTCCGGGCTGGCCGCGCACGGCATTCCCGACGCCGTCGCGGAGGACCTCTACGGCAAGTTGTTTGGGTTCGCGTCCTACGGGTTCCCCGAGTCCCACGCCTACAGCTTCGCGTACCTGGTCTACGCCAGCGCCTGGCTGAAGCGGCACTATCCGGCCGTGTTCACCGTGGCGCTGCTGAACAACCAGCCGATGGGGTTCTACTCGCCGCAGACGCTCGTCGACGACGCGCGTCGCCACGGCGTCACCATCCGCGGCGTGGATAACAACGCCAGCGCGGCGAAGGCCACGCTCGAGGAGCACGTCCCTGTCCGGCCCGGGCACCCGCATGCCCCCGACGGCGAGCAGCCGGCCATCCGGCTCGGCCTGGCCGGTGTGCGTCACCTCGGCGGCGACGTTGCCGAACGGATCGCCGCGGGCCGCCCCTACACCGATCTCGCCGACCTGGTCCGCCGCGCGGAGGTCCCGCAGCGCGCACTGGAGGCTCTCGCGACCGCGGGTGCGTTCGATTGCTTCGGCCTGGACCGGCGCGCGGCGCTGTGGAAGGTGGGCGCCGTCGCGCGCATCCGTCCCGGCCAGCTGCCTGGCACTACGCCCAGCGACGTCACCCCACCGGCGCTACCGGAGATGACTGCGGTCGAGCAGACCTTCGCTGACCTCTGGGCCACTGGAGTCTCACCTGATAGCCATCCCGTCCAGCACATCCGCGGCCATCTCACTGCCGCCGGCGCCACACGGGCCGGAGAACTGCACAGCGTCCGGGCCGGGCAGCGGGTCCGCGTCGGTGGCCTGGTCACCCACCGCCAGCGGCCACCCACCGCCGGGGGCGTGACGTTCATCAACCTCGAAGACGAGACCGGGATGGTCAATGTCATCTGCCCGGCTGAGACGTGGCAGGCCCAGCGCCGGGTCGCGTTGGATTCAAACGCCCTGCTCGTCGACGGCATCGTGGAACGTTCCGACGGCGCCACGAACCTCATCGCCGGTCGCCTGTCTCCGCTGCGCGTCAGTAGCGCGGCCCGCAGTCGGGACTTCCGCTGA